A portion of the Bacteroides faecium genome contains these proteins:
- a CDS encoding glycan-binding surface protein, with protein MKLLKYIGKNCMLGLMLVVCLSACQDEDRVSVARICTQKVGDTQTELTKVRLGEMVRIEGSGFATTKAVYCNGTLVSGVNSNFITDTQIIFTVPKSIPIGSEVKNKEELNTIRIVTKYDDFVYPIPILGGTPAITGVSHTLAKAGEQIKIYGTNLRGIEKVTFPGGIVVEADAFTENTDYTTITVNVPEGGDLVAGELSVEGVSGGAYSYNYMNCKECVFINKFQQGDDDAYNYSNMLTAVMQSPLPEETYGEPGNPECYRGFPKDGPSDIDPILNDNQEIGNFRLYSAKMWDIVLANSNGLIKENTLCDKLAIQFDYYATTPWTTGCFRWEMIESNGNYRQTTLSWVESGEIVPVTFRGWRTLTMPLSEMTDVKGKTVKQVKEAVGDKGGKFMFKVGKFQVGGTYYTGITMRDCQVFVGNFRVVPYSKKPYDNN; from the coding sequence ATGAAGCTTTTAAAATATATAGGAAAGAATTGCATGCTGGGGCTGATGTTGGTTGTATGCTTGTCGGCATGCCAGGATGAAGACCGGGTATCGGTAGCCCGTATCTGTACGCAGAAAGTGGGTGATACACAGACGGAACTGACCAAGGTACGCCTGGGAGAGATGGTACGCATTGAGGGTAGCGGATTTGCTACGACGAAAGCTGTTTATTGCAATGGTACATTAGTGTCGGGAGTAAACAGTAACTTCATTACTGATACACAGATTATTTTTACCGTGCCCAAATCCATCCCTATTGGTTCGGAAGTCAAGAATAAGGAAGAACTGAACACGATACGTATTGTGACCAAGTATGATGATTTTGTTTACCCGATTCCTATTTTGGGCGGTACGCCTGCAATAACCGGAGTTTCCCATACCTTGGCGAAAGCCGGCGAACAGATTAAAATCTACGGAACCAATCTTCGCGGGATAGAGAAAGTGACATTTCCGGGTGGCATTGTTGTGGAAGCGGATGCGTTTACAGAGAATACTGATTATACGACAATAACGGTGAATGTTCCCGAAGGTGGTGACTTGGTAGCCGGAGAACTTAGCGTGGAAGGTGTAAGCGGTGGCGCTTATTCTTATAATTATATGAACTGTAAAGAATGTGTCTTTATAAATAAATTCCAGCAGGGCGATGATGATGCTTATAATTATAGCAATATGCTGACGGCTGTCATGCAGTCGCCACTACCGGAAGAAACATATGGAGAACCGGGAAACCCGGAGTGTTACAGAGGCTTCCCGAAAGACGGGCCGTCGGACATCGACCCTATATTGAATGATAATCAGGAGATAGGGAATTTCAGGCTTTATTCCGCCAAGATGTGGGATATTGTACTGGCTAATTCCAACGGGCTGATAAAGGAAAATACACTTTGTGACAAGTTGGCTATTCAATTTGATTATTATGCCACTACTCCATGGACGACAGGTTGTTTCCGTTGGGAAATGATTGAAAGTAACGGAAATTACCGACAGACGACATTGTCATGGGTAGAGAGCGGAGAGATTGTTCCGGTGACCTTCAGAGGATGGAGAACATTGACTATGCCTTTATCTGAAATGACGGACGTGAAGGGAAAGACTGTGAAGCAGGTAAAAGAGGCTGTTGGTGATAAAGGGGGCAAGTTTATGTTCAAGGTGGGCAAATTCCAGGTTGGCGGAACCTACTATACCGGAATAACAATGCGGGATTGCCAGGTTTTTGTGGGTAATTTCCGTGTAGTGCCTTATTCCAAAAAGCCATATGATAATAACTAA
- a CDS encoding glycan-binding surface protein, whose product MMKTIQYLKYSWLFSLLIMMSGGLISCGDDDVYNKRDAGSDKVLIESIRVQSNDLWAPVAQVRVGTAVRIEGNNLEKASAVYFNGYEVTSEHFTNIGKTYIETVVPENTPIGHQVTDETVKNTVRVVTDVNEFTSELNIISKSLNVSGIALYENEEASIPGSTVTEAELGSKIQIQGAGLDFVTAVYFNGKATTEKFILQSAVGITLHIPKDTPLGSNVTNSSDRNTITVETEFGEKFIYSFTIKGNPPTFTGVRSADGSEVITKSKGGETIRLIGTHLETVTSIYCNGKELTDFETTPEYILLTLPKDLPVGSAVTNEETRNKIRIVSEFGEAALDFEFRGNGAAPVIDRVSHTLAKAGERIELLGENFIDIEKVVFPGEVEADLQTMTVGSDYKTLSVLIPVGGDQTAGAIRVEGINGIGYSYGYLNCHSNVFIEKFSGDSWGTHQAGTRISGNLSAEVGVSGEWPQNPGVYRAFPANGTVDYKADGTDDTNNNGYYSFKVQKAWQHLLDNNALDGTVNCDDLAVQFDCWMSCNWTAGALRFAFKGDNEITFVPWHTGWSDEYKTVDVDFSKGWKTFTFPLSEMASVAGKTVKQASESTENGRFTFIFGRFNYSSWSRGEAMDGFRICFGNFRIVPYVKGE is encoded by the coding sequence ATGATGAAAACAATACAATATTTGAAATATAGCTGGTTGTTCTCTCTCTTGATAATGATGAGTGGGGGACTGATATCGTGCGGCGACGATGATGTATATAACAAACGGGATGCCGGTTCTGATAAAGTACTGATTGAAAGTATCCGCGTGCAGAGCAATGATTTATGGGCTCCTGTGGCACAAGTACGTGTCGGTACGGCTGTCCGGATAGAAGGGAATAACTTGGAAAAGGCTTCCGCTGTCTACTTCAATGGATATGAGGTGACTTCAGAGCATTTCACCAATATAGGCAAAACATATATTGAAACAGTAGTGCCGGAGAATACTCCTATCGGACACCAGGTGACAGACGAAACGGTGAAGAATACGGTTCGGGTAGTGACCGATGTAAACGAGTTTACATCGGAACTGAACATTATCAGTAAATCGTTGAATGTAAGTGGCATTGCTTTGTATGAAAACGAAGAAGCATCTATTCCCGGAAGTACTGTAACCGAAGCGGAGTTAGGCAGCAAGATTCAAATACAGGGGGCAGGTTTGGATTTTGTAACGGCTGTTTATTTTAACGGGAAGGCAACCACAGAAAAATTTATCTTGCAGTCTGCCGTAGGAATTACATTGCACATACCGAAGGATACTCCGTTAGGCTCTAATGTCACTAATTCTTCCGACCGGAATACGATAACAGTGGAGACCGAATTTGGAGAGAAATTTATTTATTCGTTCACCATTAAAGGTAATCCGCCGACATTCACCGGCGTGCGTTCTGCCGACGGGTCGGAAGTAATCACTAAATCTAAAGGCGGAGAAACAATCCGGCTGATTGGAACACATTTGGAGACTGTGACGAGTATCTATTGCAATGGCAAAGAATTGACCGATTTCGAGACTACACCGGAATATATCCTGTTGACACTTCCTAAGGATTTGCCTGTCGGTTCGGCTGTAACGAATGAAGAAACCAGAAATAAAATTCGGATTGTATCGGAATTCGGAGAAGCTGCGCTTGACTTTGAATTTAGGGGAAATGGTGCTGCTCCGGTGATTGACCGGGTTTCACATACGTTGGCGAAAGCGGGAGAACGTATCGAATTACTGGGAGAAAACTTTATCGACATAGAAAAGGTGGTGTTCCCGGGTGAGGTGGAAGCTGACTTGCAGACAATGACAGTTGGCAGTGATTATAAGACCTTATCTGTTCTGATACCTGTAGGTGGTGACCAGACTGCAGGAGCTATCCGGGTGGAAGGTATTAATGGTATAGGATATTCTTATGGTTATTTGAATTGTCACAGTAATGTGTTTATCGAGAAGTTTAGTGGTGACAGTTGGGGAACGCATCAGGCGGGAACGAGAATTTCCGGTAATTTATCGGCGGAAGTCGGTGTTTCAGGTGAATGGCCGCAGAACCCCGGAGTATACCGTGCTTTTCCTGCCAACGGTACTGTTGATTATAAAGCCGATGGTACTGATGATACGAATAACAACGGATATTATTCCTTCAAAGTACAGAAAGCCTGGCAGCATTTATTAGATAATAATGCTCTTGACGGGACTGTTAATTGTGATGATTTGGCTGTTCAGTTTGATTGCTGGATGAGTTGCAACTGGACTGCGGGGGCTCTTCGTTTTGCCTTCAAAGGCGATAATGAAATAACATTTGTTCCGTGGCATACAGGCTGGAGTGATGAATACAAAACGGTTGATGTCGATTTTTCAAAAGGCTGGAAAACATTTACTTTCCCATTGTCGGAAATGGCAAGTGTTGCAGGAAAAACAGTAAAGCAGGCTTCCGAAAGTACAGAGAATGGACGGTTTACATTTATCTTCGGACGTTTTAATTATTCAAGTTGGTCTCGTGGAGAAGCTATGGATGGTTTCCGTATCTGCTTTGGTAATTTCCGTATTGTCCCATATGTTAAAGGGGAGTAA
- a CDS encoding glycoside hydrolase family 30 beta sandwich domain-containing protein translates to MNRFTYILLVFLLFLSCGGSNEKLESPDKNPETEIDPYETLSIDTDIEYQEIIGFGGMNTKWQASTLSDSEVATLYGKESGQLGYNVLRIRISPNGEKDWKQITGTVRKAKSLGAVILATPWTAPAELKTNKSIVQGELEDYAGYAAYLKRFVQYMKDNDAAIDVLSIQNEPDIDVDYESCQWSPAQIYNFVKAYGAELRNTGVKLLAAEHSKFNHTFTDLLLNDAQVAENMDCIGGHIYGGGLAEYDLVSQKGKEYWMTEHLLNKAWDDKTLKSPEALRMENLAFAEEVNQCMEKGFNVYIWWYLRRFYSMLGDGDGGSVRSEVTTRGYFLSHFAKYATGRTRVKATLPQSIVSGISATAYKDADGNISVMLVNSSANAMKDLKLNLPFKAGKITKVVTVSGTTLAGTNKKMAQSTVDLDDGVEVEAYSVVTLLIER, encoded by the coding sequence ATGAATAGATTTACTTATATATTACTTGTCTTCTTATTATTCCTTTCTTGCGGAGGAAGTAATGAGAAATTAGAGTCTCCGGATAAGAATCCGGAGACAGAAATCGACCCGTATGAAACTCTTTCTATTGATACAGATATTGAATATCAGGAAATAATAGGTTTCGGTGGAATGAATACCAAGTGGCAGGCTTCTACTTTGTCTGATAGCGAGGTGGCCACCCTTTATGGGAAAGAGAGTGGGCAACTGGGCTATAATGTGTTGAGGATACGTATATCTCCTAATGGTGAGAAGGACTGGAAACAGATAACAGGTACGGTAAGGAAAGCTAAATCGTTGGGAGCGGTAATTCTAGCTACTCCCTGGACGGCTCCTGCCGAACTGAAAACCAACAAAAGCATCGTGCAGGGAGAACTGGAAGATTATGCGGGATATGCAGCTTATCTGAAACGTTTTGTACAGTATATGAAAGATAATGATGCTGCCATTGATGTACTTTCCATTCAGAACGAACCGGATATTGATGTAGACTATGAGAGTTGCCAATGGTCGCCCGCACAGATATATAACTTTGTGAAAGCCTATGGTGCGGAGCTTCGTAATACCGGAGTGAAACTGCTGGCTGCCGAACATTCAAAATTTAACCATACATTTACAGACCTGCTTCTGAATGATGCACAGGTTGCAGAAAATATGGATTGTATTGGCGGGCATATTTATGGCGGTGGTCTGGCTGAGTACGATTTGGTTTCGCAAAAAGGGAAGGAATATTGGATGACTGAACATTTGCTCAATAAAGCATGGGATGATAAGACATTGAAAAGTCCTGAGGCATTGAGAATGGAGAATCTTGCATTTGCGGAAGAAGTGAACCAGTGTATGGAGAAAGGCTTTAATGTCTATATATGGTGGTATCTGAGACGTTTCTATAGCATGTTGGGAGATGGGGACGGTGGTTCTGTCCGAAGTGAAGTTACTACACGGGGATATTTCCTGTCTCATTTTGCAAAATATGCAACCGGGCGGACACGTGTTAAAGCAACCTTGCCCCAAAGTATTGTTTCGGGAATATCCGCCACTGCCTATAAAGATGCGGATGGAAATATATCTGTGATGTTGGTTAATTCGTCGGCAAATGCAATGAAAGATTTGAAACTGAATCTACCTTTTAAGGCTGGCAAGATTACTAAAGTTGTGACAGTCTCCGGTACAACCCTTGCCGGGACGAATAAGAAGATGGCTCAATCAACGGTTGATTTAGATGATGGGGTAGAAGTGGAAGCTTATAGCGTGGTCACTTTATTAATCGAAAGATAG
- a CDS encoding glycoside hydrolase family 28 protein, which yields MRINRSKIVSRVLFVFGLVLSCACSEQEISVTDDGATDEDTKTEESGVVLFPRLGDFPLSGTFAMKVNGQAAFVETKGHYDVPIHYAQLSIRSEEVLQVEITVDEAINRYSISPLRKGIQGRAEGNTLQFTVNEPGYFLVRINDLEDLFLLINPQVDYRAQIANKKIINVTDYVSDITGETVQTAVLQQAIDEAARQQAVLYFPDGIYRTGTLQMRSNMTVFLSDGALIIGSTVESDYIREKEYGTNAAACGSLIRLAGVSNFRMIGNGTIDGAAWSGLRRKPGESVPEGGKPVNYATEIYLMFASDCQNLYFDGVVLRDPVFWNTRIFRSREVRMENIKVLNDRPERDWTNTDGIVFDSSLHCSLRNAVIYGGDDNCVVKGRDRRLEYDTEDILYDGVLTVTNSSGVKIGTETFVHRINEVVFRNIDIVSAQRSIVIDAKDGSQISNVRFENIVIEGFYKLSGGYRLIDFRLMNRDAVPCTSTISDIKISDVDVWNGMDGVKVRFEGKDDEAFIRNVTLKDMKVRHQKVESLQELVEKANNLELNNYVYQLLLE from the coding sequence ATGAGAATTAATAGAAGTAAAATAGTGAGCCGGGTGCTGTTCGTCTTCGGGCTTGTTCTGTCATGTGCATGCAGTGAACAGGAAATATCTGTTACTGATGACGGAGCGACGGATGAAGACACCAAGACAGAAGAGAGCGGGGTAGTGTTGTTCCCGCGTTTGGGGGATTTTCCCTTGAGCGGTACATTTGCAATGAAAGTCAATGGGCAGGCTGCCTTTGTCGAGACTAAGGGACATTATGATGTGCCTATCCACTATGCACAATTGAGTATCCGGTCAGAAGAGGTACTTCAGGTTGAAATAACAGTTGACGAGGCGATAAACAGGTATTCCATTAGTCCGTTGCGAAAGGGAATCCAAGGTCGTGCGGAAGGCAATACGCTTCAATTTACAGTAAATGAACCGGGATATTTTTTAGTGAGAATCAATGACTTGGAGGATTTGTTTCTCTTAATAAATCCACAAGTTGATTATCGGGCTCAGATAGCAAACAAAAAGATAATCAATGTGACGGATTACGTTTCGGACATTACGGGGGAAACAGTGCAGACAGCCGTATTGCAACAAGCGATAGATGAAGCGGCGAGACAACAGGCAGTCCTTTATTTCCCGGATGGGATTTACCGTACCGGTACTTTGCAGATGCGTAGTAATATGACAGTTTTCTTATCGGACGGGGCGCTTATCATAGGAAGTACGGTTGAGAGTGATTATATTCGTGAGAAGGAATACGGGACAAATGCCGCCGCGTGTGGTTCTTTAATCCGTTTGGCGGGAGTCAGTAATTTCCGAATGATTGGCAATGGTACGATTGATGGTGCGGCTTGGTCGGGATTACGGAGAAAACCTGGAGAATCGGTTCCCGAAGGAGGAAAGCCCGTTAATTATGCGACAGAGATTTATTTGATGTTTGCTTCTGATTGTCAGAATCTGTATTTCGATGGGGTGGTACTTCGTGACCCTGTATTTTGGAACACACGTATTTTTCGTTCGCGCGAGGTAAGGATGGAAAATATAAAGGTTCTTAATGACCGTCCGGAACGTGACTGGACTAATACGGACGGAATTGTTTTTGATTCTTCGTTACATTGTTCGCTGCGCAATGCAGTAATCTATGGCGGTGATGATAATTGTGTGGTGAAAGGGCGTGACAGGCGTTTGGAGTATGATACGGAAGATATCTTGTATGACGGAGTATTGACCGTAACCAATTCGTCAGGGGTGAAAATAGGAACAGAGACTTTCGTACACCGGATAAATGAGGTCGTTTTCCGTAATATTGATATTGTAAGTGCGCAGCGCTCGATTGTGATTGATGCTAAAGACGGTTCTCAAATCAGTAATGTCCGGTTTGAGAACATTGTTATTGAAGGGTTTTATAAATTGTCCGGTGGCTATCGTTTGATAGATTTCCGGCTGATGAACCGGGACGCGGTTCCTTGTACTAGTACAATATCTGATATAAAAATATCCGATGTGGATGTTTGGAATGGCATGGATGGCGTAAAAGTGCGCTTTGAAGGTAAGGATGACGAGGCTTTTATCCGGAATGTCACATTGAAGGATATGAAGGTCAGGCATCAGAAAGTTGAAAGTTTGCAGGAACTTGTTGAAAAGGCAAACAATCTGGAGTTAAATAACTATGTATATCAGTTGTTACTGGAATGA
- the murQ gene encoding N-acetylmuramic acid 6-phosphate etherase, with amino-acid sequence MQITEQASLYDDLEKKSVREILEDINREDQKVALAVKKSIPQIEQLVSLIVPRMKQGGRIFYMGAGTSGRLGVLDASEIPPTFGMPPTWIIGLIAGGDTALRNPVEGAEDDMNRGWEELTEHQINDKDTVIGIAASGTTPYVIGALREARKHGILTGCITSNPDSPMAAEADVAIEMIVGPEYVTGSSRMKSGTGQKMILNMISTSVMIQLGRVKGNKMVNMQLSNQKLVERGTRMIMEELGLDHGHAQKLLLLHGSVKKAIDAYNSISKL; translated from the coding sequence ATGCAGATAACCGAACAAGCGTCCCTCTACGATGATTTAGAAAAAAAGTCTGTACGAGAAATACTAGAAGATATCAATCGTGAAGACCAAAAGGTGGCATTAGCTGTAAAAAAGAGCATCCCGCAGATTGAACAGCTTGTCAGTCTGATTGTCCCCCGTATGAAGCAGGGCGGACGCATCTTTTATATGGGTGCAGGAACAAGCGGTCGTTTGGGAGTACTGGATGCTTCGGAGATACCACCGACATTCGGCATGCCGCCTACCTGGATTATCGGCTTGATAGCCGGTGGAGACACCGCTCTGCGTAATCCGGTGGAAGGTGCCGAGGACGATATGAACCGGGGATGGGAAGAGCTTACCGAACATCAGATTAATGATAAGGATACCGTAATCGGCATCGCTGCTTCCGGCACTACGCCTTATGTTATCGGTGCTTTGCGGGAAGCCCGCAAACATGGTATCCTGACAGGTTGTATCACCAGCAATCCCGATTCTCCGATGGCGGCAGAAGCGGACGTCGCCATCGAAATGATTGTCGGGCCGGAATATGTGACGGGAAGTTCACGGATGAAATCAGGCACCGGACAGAAGATGATTCTGAATATGATTAGTACTTCGGTGATGATTCAACTCGGACGGGTGAAGGGGAATAAGATGGTGAATATGCAGTTGAGTAATCAGAAGTTAGTGGAAAGAGGAACCCGGATGATTATGGAAGAACTGGGGTTAGACCATGGGCATGCGCAAAAGTTGTTATTGCTTCATGGTTCGGTAAAGAAGGCGATTGACGCATACAATTCAATATCCAAATTATAA